One genomic window of Microbacterium sp. BH-3-3-3 includes the following:
- a CDS encoding agmatine deiminase family protein, producing the protein MPAESAPHERTWMAFPREGITLGEDAEFREQGYQAWTDVAHAVQEFEPVTMVVDPTEMARARRMLSSAIEIVEAPLDEFWMRDMGPTFVVDPDRPDVLGAVDWIFNGWGAPAWAEWQKSAGIARVVAEHLGAERIDSLLVAEGGGLHVDGTGTVLLTETVQLDPRRNPFADRTRVEAEMARTIGATDAIWLSRGLTRDYDDLGTNGHVDIVATFASPDHVLIHEQTDATHPDFEVSRLVRRELTDAFAARGREVRITGIPAPTALRDDEGWLDWSYINHLVTNDGVVLCGFGDETADARAREIVADAYPGRRVVLVDSRPIFDRGGGIHCITQQQPALG; encoded by the coding sequence ATGCCCGCAGAATCCGCACCGCACGAGCGCACCTGGATGGCATTCCCGCGCGAGGGCATCACCCTCGGCGAGGACGCGGAGTTCCGCGAACAGGGCTACCAGGCCTGGACCGACGTCGCGCACGCCGTGCAGGAGTTCGAGCCGGTCACCATGGTCGTCGACCCCACCGAGATGGCCCGCGCCCGGCGCATGCTCTCGTCGGCGATCGAGATCGTCGAGGCTCCCCTCGACGAGTTCTGGATGCGCGACATGGGCCCGACGTTCGTCGTCGACCCCGACCGCCCAGATGTCCTGGGCGCGGTCGACTGGATCTTCAACGGCTGGGGAGCCCCCGCCTGGGCCGAGTGGCAGAAGTCGGCCGGCATCGCCCGGGTCGTCGCCGAGCACCTCGGCGCCGAACGCATCGACTCCCTCCTCGTCGCCGAGGGCGGCGGGCTCCACGTCGACGGCACCGGCACGGTGCTGCTCACCGAGACCGTGCAGCTCGACCCCCGCCGCAACCCCTTCGCCGACCGCACCCGCGTCGAGGCCGAGATGGCCCGCACGATCGGCGCGACCGATGCCATCTGGCTCTCCCGCGGCCTGACCCGCGACTACGACGACCTCGGCACCAACGGGCACGTCGACATCGTGGCCACCTTCGCCTCACCTGACCACGTGCTCATCCACGAGCAGACGGATGCCACGCACCCCGACTTCGAGGTGTCGCGGCTCGTGCGGCGCGAACTGACCGACGCGTTCGCCGCCCGCGGCCGCGAGGTGCGGATCACCGGCATCCCGGCGCCGACCGCTTTGCGCGACGACGAGGGCTGGCTCGACTGGAGCTACATCAACCACCTCGTCACCAACGACGGCGTCGTACTGTGCGGCTTCGGCGACGAGACCGCCGATGCGCGCGCCCGCGAGATCGTGGCCGACGCCTACCCGGGTCGACGCGTGGTCTTGGTCGACTCGCGCCCGATCTTCGACCGCGGCGGCGGCATCCACTGCATCACGCAGCAGCAGCCCGCGCTCGGCTGA
- a CDS encoding TetR/AcrR family transcriptional regulator gives MVEHTRVRRKRGSLSRVEIVEAALRLMDGEGESALTFSRLGAELKSSPTAVYRHFTSRDELLEALADHLDGISLDGYEPTDDWRADLEDLAWRAWRTAEAHPAAAALSLMTVANSINELRAVEWILRAMAVAGLRGRPAVVQYQVYAQTVLGAASAHGARLVADASREVADGWIQVYAPTDPSQYPHAEAAKAELALVNYREVFEKQVEMYLDALAVIAAASRADD, from the coding sequence ATGGTCGAACACACGCGGGTCCGGCGCAAGCGCGGATCTCTCAGCCGCGTCGAGATCGTGGAGGCGGCCCTTCGTCTGATGGACGGCGAAGGCGAGTCTGCCCTGACGTTCTCGCGGCTCGGCGCCGAACTCAAGTCGTCGCCGACGGCGGTGTACCGGCACTTCACGAGCCGCGACGAACTGCTCGAGGCCCTCGCCGATCACCTGGACGGGATCTCGCTCGACGGGTACGAACCGACCGACGACTGGCGCGCCGACCTCGAAGACCTCGCCTGGCGGGCGTGGCGGACCGCCGAGGCCCACCCCGCAGCGGCCGCTCTCAGCCTGATGACGGTGGCCAACAGCATCAACGAGCTCCGCGCCGTCGAGTGGATCCTGCGCGCAATGGCCGTCGCGGGCCTGCGCGGGCGCCCGGCGGTGGTGCAGTACCAGGTCTACGCGCAGACCGTGCTCGGCGCCGCGTCGGCCCACGGTGCGCGACTCGTGGCCGACGCCTCTCGCGAGGTCGCCGACGGGTGGATCCAGGTCTACGCTCCGACCGACCCCTCGCAGTACCCGCACGCCGAGGCCGCGAAGGCGGAACTCGCGCTCGTGAACTACCGCGAGGTCTTCGAGAAGCAGGTCGAGATGTACCTCGACGCGCTCGCGGTCATCGCCGCGGCGTCGCGCGCGGACGACTGA
- a CDS encoding N-acyl homoserine lactonase family protein: MDAEASTASARDQSATEIICLTLAWDQIPESISLEGGSDQILREPVIAILVRTSVGWVLLDTGTDARRFRGDNPERDLYAPAGLPEFPTEGDPLLDALAAHGLTPADIAFAAVSHLHFDHSGGLRHLAAAGVEVCVQRAELAFALAEAGREDAYLREDYDSASIRWRVLDGDAVIAPGVDAVSTPGHTPGHMSYRVRAANGDTWLFAMDAIDLQAGIDLDRLVGTWAREQDKPAVRTSHDRLIALARAEDARLVAGHCPVTWPPRELATRSAC, encoded by the coding sequence ATGGACGCTGAGGCATCCACCGCTTCGGCTCGCGACCAGTCCGCGACCGAGATCATCTGTCTGACGCTGGCGTGGGACCAGATCCCCGAGTCGATCTCCCTCGAGGGCGGCAGCGACCAGATCCTCCGCGAGCCCGTGATCGCGATTCTCGTGCGCACCTCCGTCGGTTGGGTGCTGTTGGACACGGGAACGGACGCCCGCCGGTTCCGCGGAGACAATCCCGAGCGCGACCTCTACGCCCCGGCGGGACTGCCGGAATTTCCGACCGAAGGCGATCCGCTTCTCGACGCCCTCGCGGCGCACGGCCTCACTCCCGCCGACATCGCCTTCGCCGCCGTCTCGCACCTCCACTTCGATCACTCGGGCGGTCTTCGCCATCTCGCCGCAGCCGGGGTCGAGGTGTGCGTCCAACGTGCCGAGCTCGCGTTCGCGCTCGCGGAGGCGGGCAGAGAAGACGCCTACCTGCGCGAGGACTACGACAGCGCCTCGATCCGATGGCGCGTCCTCGATGGCGACGCGGTCATCGCCCCCGGCGTCGACGCCGTCTCCACGCCCGGACACACCCCGGGCCATATGTCCTACCGCGTGCGAGCAGCGAACGGCGATACGTGGTTGTTCGCGATGGATGCGATCGACCTGCAGGCCGGCATCGACCTGGATCGACTCGTCGGCACTTGGGCGCGCGAACAGGACAAGCCGGCGGTGCGCACGTCGCACGACCGACTCATCGCCCTCGCGCGTGCCGAGGACGCGCGCCTGGTCGCGGGGCACTGCCCGGTGACATGGCCGCCCCGCGAGCTCGCGACGCGAAGCGCGTGCTGA
- a CDS encoding DUF3237 domain-containing protein codes for MHSTPSLRPAFTVVARVDPAIPLERRGDDVLTFIPITGGPVSGDVEGEIVAGGGDWCLERADNSYDVEARYLIRTTDGDVIDVYNVGVVRPPEGDHEEYFLSTPRFRTVAPSLQWLTRSMFVGKAFSHADATTVEIFEVVS; via the coding sequence ATGCATTCCACCCCATCGCTCCGCCCCGCTTTCACCGTCGTCGCCCGCGTCGACCCCGCCATCCCCCTCGAACGAAGAGGAGACGACGTGCTCACCTTCATCCCCATCACGGGGGGCCCGGTCTCGGGCGATGTCGAGGGCGAGATCGTCGCCGGAGGCGGCGACTGGTGCCTCGAACGCGCCGACAACAGTTACGACGTCGAGGCGCGCTACCTCATCCGCACGACCGATGGCGACGTCATCGACGTCTACAACGTCGGCGTCGTGCGTCCGCCCGAGGGCGATCACGAGGAGTACTTCCTGTCCACGCCGCGGTTCCGCACCGTGGCGCCGAGCCTCCAATGGCTCACCCGCTCGATGTTCGTCGGCAAAGCCTTCTCCCACGCCGACGCCACGACCGTCGAGATCTTCGAAGTCGTCAGCTGA
- a CDS encoding FadR/GntR family transcriptional regulator, protein MEWSTLRRSSSLSLPDRLSIDIERTILAGELQPGDRLPSEQALAQELGVSRVSIRQALHELEQRGLIDRKPGRGTIVRARESSLTTHPLSAILAIAPGGASELTEIMELRALIEPPIAGLAAMRVTPRDIEQLRTLITEMEEETDLARYSEIDRAFHQAISQYTHNPLMAQLTDLIAAQIAPSRRTTLQSPERRGISNDGHRRIFTAIEAHDSIGAEDAARAHVETVFEQILIATTNRDLSGERR, encoded by the coding sequence ATGGAATGGTCGACCCTGCGACGATCGTCTTCTCTGTCACTGCCCGATCGTCTCTCGATCGATATCGAGCGCACGATTCTCGCCGGGGAGTTGCAGCCCGGCGACCGCTTGCCGAGCGAGCAGGCCCTCGCCCAGGAGCTAGGTGTCTCGCGCGTCTCGATCAGACAGGCGCTGCATGAGCTGGAGCAACGTGGACTCATCGATCGCAAGCCCGGCCGCGGCACGATCGTCCGGGCTCGCGAATCGAGCCTGACGACGCATCCCCTGTCGGCCATCCTCGCCATCGCTCCCGGCGGCGCATCCGAACTCACCGAGATCATGGAACTCCGCGCACTCATCGAGCCACCGATCGCGGGGTTGGCCGCGATGCGAGTCACCCCGCGCGACATCGAACAGTTGCGAACCCTCATCACCGAGATGGAGGAGGAAACCGATCTCGCCAGATACTCGGAGATCGACCGCGCCTTCCACCAGGCCATTTCGCAGTACACCCACAACCCGCTCATGGCGCAGTTGACGGACCTCATCGCCGCTCAGATCGCGCCGAGCCGCCGTACGACGCTCCAATCCCCGGAACGCCGCGGCATCTCGAACGACGGCCATCGGCGGATCTTCACGGCGATCGAAGCGCACGACAGCATCGGGGCCGAGGACGCGGCACGCGCACACGTCGAAACCGTCTTCGAGCAGATCCTCATAGCCACCACGAACCGCGATCTGTCAGGAGAACGTCGATGA
- a CDS encoding gamma-glutamyltransferase — protein MSGAISSSHYLATAAGERMLRAGGSAVDAAIAAAAALCVIYPNNVALGGDLVALVRDPAGTIRFVNATGSAPHRQDLMTLHRRYGDRLPSRGIDSVTVPGGVGGWATLHGIGGSLPIAELLEPAHELAVSAPVSRSVGAAIRVDRAALLSDPGCARVFFPDGRGLTELDTLHQPALAETIGSLQARGLDAFYRGGVAQKWIAGLKKLGSMIDVDDAARYRPTIDHPLTRRIFDVDVHTGRPNSQGFAFLRNLRAIAEGQWSDVLGADAGELASTFYGSNGVRRAWLSDPDTAHHSADQLVDMEAPAASDLLASAPATGDTVGLVAVDDDGWSVSLVQSLFWSFGACVLEPDTGILFQNRGTSFSLDPDHPAAFGPGRRPPHTLMPVLVERAGALAYAGATMGGQAQAQIHTHLLLRLRGGSSALEATSAPRWVVGVQDDGDVEETVTVEADVARTTLDALAASGLRIKMVPRATNFSVTATSS, from the coding sequence ATGAGCGGAGCGATATCTTCCTCCCACTACCTCGCCACCGCCGCCGGGGAGCGCATGCTACGCGCCGGTGGTTCGGCCGTCGACGCCGCCATTGCGGCGGCAGCGGCTCTGTGCGTGATCTACCCGAACAATGTGGCTCTCGGCGGAGACCTCGTCGCGCTGGTGCGCGATCCCGCGGGCACCATCCGATTCGTCAATGCCACGGGCAGCGCTCCGCACCGCCAGGACCTGATGACCCTTCACCGCAGATACGGGGATCGCCTCCCTTCGCGGGGGATCGATTCGGTCACCGTGCCGGGCGGAGTGGGGGGATGGGCCACTCTGCACGGCATCGGGGGCTCCCTGCCGATCGCCGAGCTGCTCGAACCGGCCCACGAGCTCGCCGTCTCAGCCCCCGTCTCGCGCTCCGTCGGCGCGGCGATCAGGGTGGATCGCGCGGCCCTCCTCTCCGACCCGGGCTGCGCGAGAGTATTCTTCCCCGACGGCCGAGGGCTGACGGAGCTCGACACCCTCCATCAACCCGCCTTGGCGGAGACCATCGGATCCCTGCAGGCCCGCGGCCTCGACGCCTTTTACCGTGGCGGTGTCGCGCAAAAGTGGATCGCGGGACTGAAAAAGCTCGGATCGATGATCGACGTCGACGACGCTGCGCGATACCGGCCCACCATCGACCACCCTCTGACACGCCGGATCTTCGACGTCGACGTGCACACCGGACGACCGAACTCCCAGGGGTTCGCGTTCCTCCGCAACCTCCGCGCGATCGCCGAGGGTCAGTGGTCCGATGTGCTCGGGGCGGATGCCGGCGAGTTGGCGTCGACCTTCTACGGCAGCAACGGCGTCCGCCGTGCATGGTTGTCGGATCCCGACACCGCCCACCACAGTGCGGACCAGCTCGTGGACATGGAGGCCCCCGCGGCGTCCGATCTCCTGGCGAGCGCGCCGGCGACCGGCGACACCGTCGGGCTCGTCGCCGTCGACGACGACGGATGGTCGGTGTCCTTGGTCCAGTCGCTGTTCTGGTCGTTCGGGGCCTGCGTGCTCGAGCCCGACACTGGCATCCTGTTCCAGAACCGGGGGACCTCGTTCTCGCTCGATCCGGATCACCCCGCGGCCTTCGGCCCCGGAAGACGCCCTCCTCACACGCTGATGCCGGTACTCGTTGAACGCGCCGGCGCACTGGCCTACGCCGGCGCGACGATGGGGGGACAGGCACAGGCGCAGATCCACACGCACCTCCTGCTCCGGCTCCGCGGAGGTTCGTCGGCGCTCGAGGCCACGTCCGCCCCGCGGTGGGTGGTAGGCGTGCAGGACGACGGCGACGTCGAGGAGACGGTCACCGTCGAGGCGGATGTCGCGCGAACCACTCTCGATGCCCTCGCGGCGTCCGGTCTGCGTATCAAGATGGTCCCCCGCGCGACGAACTTCTCGGTCACAGCAACCTCATCGTGA
- a CDS encoding ABC transporter substrate-binding protein codes for MRTRIAALTGATALVVLLAGCAGASGEATSSDGPGGGGAGLGLISDGTLTVCANLESPPNVYAEADGTPVGVEVDLAKDMAKQMDLGIKFTELSFAGLIPALQAKQCDVIISSLYIKPEREQVASFVPYLLSGSGIAVEKDNPAGITGYDDSLCGTKAIGINGATGAGLLDEQSQKCTSEGKQPLTITLTDKAADALQQVIAGQQDLYLDTAEGASFFSKQSNGQLIGVGDPVGEIQIGAASLKQNSALHEALAAAFAALQDDGTYKGILDEWGFDALDIANAKS; via the coding sequence TTGCGCACACGAATCGCCGCCCTGACAGGCGCCACAGCCCTGGTCGTCCTGCTCGCCGGCTGCGCCGGCGCCTCTGGCGAAGCCACATCTTCGGACGGGCCCGGGGGAGGCGGTGCGGGCCTGGGGCTGATCTCCGACGGCACTCTGACCGTCTGCGCGAACCTCGAATCGCCGCCGAACGTTTACGCGGAGGCCGACGGCACACCGGTCGGGGTCGAAGTCGATCTCGCGAAGGACATGGCCAAGCAGATGGATCTCGGTATCAAATTCACCGAGCTGTCGTTCGCCGGCCTCATCCCCGCCCTCCAGGCGAAGCAGTGCGACGTCATCATCTCGTCGCTGTACATCAAGCCCGAGCGCGAGCAAGTGGCGAGCTTCGTTCCGTACCTCCTGTCCGGATCCGGAATCGCCGTGGAGAAGGACAACCCCGCCGGGATCACCGGGTACGACGACAGTCTGTGCGGTACGAAAGCCATTGGCATCAACGGGGCCACCGGAGCCGGCCTCCTGGACGAACAGTCGCAGAAGTGCACGTCCGAGGGAAAGCAACCACTCACCATCACCCTCACCGACAAGGCAGCGGACGCCCTGCAGCAGGTCATCGCTGGACAGCAGGATCTCTACCTCGACACTGCGGAGGGCGCGTCGTTCTTCTCCAAGCAGTCGAACGGTCAGCTCATCGGCGTCGGGGATCCGGTCGGAGAGATCCAGATCGGCGCGGCCAGCCTGAAGCAGAACTCCGCGCTCCATGAGGCGCTGGCGGCCGCCTTCGCCGCGCTGCAGGACGACGGCACTTATAAGGGCATCCTCGACGAGTGGGGCTTCGACGCCCTCGATATCGCGAACGCCAAGTCCTGA
- a CDS encoding TetR/AcrR family transcriptional regulator, translated as MYPRLAPKGEAVIARPHTPLLSRDLIARTALALLDRHGPDGASVRRVAARLGVNPASLYNHVPNRAAMVEDVRALVSAHIDSTPLRELPWEEGLRAWGRSYRRAFARHARVVPLLMTERASAPVLLSQYEDFAAAAETAGWAPREVIPLLTAFESFILGSVLDMSGPAVVFDPTGQEEAFPRFSAAFATLADEDPDDPVATRAFERGLDMLIASARPR; from the coding sequence GTGTATCCACGGCTCGCACCGAAGGGGGAGGCAGTCATCGCCAGACCGCATACGCCGCTGCTCAGCCGTGATCTCATCGCGCGGACGGCCCTCGCGCTACTCGACCGGCACGGTCCCGACGGAGCCAGCGTCCGCCGTGTCGCCGCGCGCCTCGGGGTCAATCCCGCGTCGCTGTACAACCACGTCCCCAACCGGGCGGCCATGGTCGAGGACGTCCGGGCACTGGTGTCGGCGCACATCGACTCGACGCCGCTGCGCGAGCTGCCCTGGGAGGAGGGCCTGCGCGCCTGGGGACGCTCGTACCGGCGGGCTTTCGCCCGCCACGCCCGCGTCGTTCCGCTGCTGATGACCGAGCGCGCCTCGGCGCCCGTCCTCCTCTCACAATATGAGGACTTCGCGGCGGCCGCCGAGACCGCGGGGTGGGCGCCCCGCGAGGTGATCCCGCTGCTGACCGCCTTCGAATCGTTCATCCTGGGTAGCGTCCTCGACATGTCGGGCCCCGCAGTCGTCTTCGACCCGACGGGGCAGGAGGAGGCGTTCCCGCGGTTCTCCGCCGCCTTCGCGACCCTGGCCGACGAAGACCCCGACGACCCGGTGGCGACCCGCGCGTTCGAGCGGGGGCTCGACATGCTCATCGCCTCGGCGCGACCCCGCTGA
- a CDS encoding sulfite exporter TauE/SafE family protein, with the protein MTRLGTASPSTAPRRAHVATLVALGLVAGYLSGLFGVGGGIIVVPALLALGYDQRRAAGTSVAAILPTSIVGTVAYGLAGHVDWIAGIALAVGVIVGAQIGSFLLARLSRSALFWSFLVFLVFSAASLWFSVPSRDGAIDITAWTISGLALAGVITGILSGVLGVGGGIIVVPALMFFFGAGDLIAKGTSLFMMIPGSLSGTIGNARRRNVDVRGGLCVGVAACVASPLGLLTASAITPLASNIVFSALLAAIIVQLVVRNLRRR; encoded by the coding sequence ATGACGAGACTCGGGACCGCGTCCCCGTCGACCGCTCCTCGGCGCGCCCATGTGGCGACCCTCGTCGCCCTGGGTCTCGTCGCCGGGTACCTCTCAGGGTTGTTCGGCGTCGGGGGTGGCATCATCGTCGTTCCGGCTCTGCTCGCCCTCGGTTACGACCAGCGCCGCGCTGCGGGCACCTCCGTCGCCGCGATCCTGCCCACCTCGATCGTGGGGACAGTGGCGTACGGTCTTGCCGGCCACGTCGACTGGATCGCAGGGATCGCGCTCGCTGTCGGGGTGATCGTCGGCGCGCAGATCGGCTCCTTCCTCCTGGCACGACTCTCCCGGAGCGCACTCTTCTGGTCGTTCCTGGTGTTCCTCGTCTTCTCGGCCGCGAGTCTGTGGTTCAGCGTCCCCTCCCGCGACGGCGCGATCGACATCACGGCGTGGACGATCAGTGGTCTCGCCCTTGCGGGGGTGATCACGGGAATCCTGTCGGGAGTCCTTGGTGTCGGCGGCGGCATCATCGTCGTACCCGCGCTGATGTTTTTCTTCGGTGCGGGCGATCTGATCGCGAAAGGCACCTCGCTGTTCATGATGATTCCCGGATCGCTCTCGGGCACGATCGGCAACGCACGCCGACGCAACGTCGATGTGCGCGGGGGGTTGTGCGTCGGAGTCGCGGCATGCGTCGCTTCGCCGCTCGGCCTGCTCACGGCATCCGCCATCACCCCACTGGCATCCAACATCGTGTTCTCCGCCCTCCTGGCAGCGATCATCGTTCAACTCGTGGTGCGCAATCTCCGTCGTCGCTGA
- a CDS encoding aminotransferase class III-fold pyridoxal phosphate-dependent enzyme → MTETAPTPVFDYFSQVDLPTPTLSDDEVRRLFADTFGVDIDVQALGSQQDQNFRVFPRESTEPLGVLKLSNPVFSEAEIEMQDAAASRVAERSPQVRIPRIVEGPRGAMSTWWESSQGRIHARVIENIAGRTLMGSGYLSPAAVESMGALSAAVSLSLADFAHPASARVLQWDLRHAERVIDTLLPLEPDAGVRAIVQRAADAARAVLAPVRDRLPVQAGHFDVTDDNVLRAPGAAVPDAVIDFGDVCASWRVGEIAVTVSSVLHHDDATPEAAFPAIRAFDRVRDLTDDELTVLWPLVILRGAVLVLSGRAQVRLDDANEYASVALDREFRILEQAASVPIPVITAATRAALGRSRAEEPQWTGAPVLSLVRHVELDAATESPLNDEGAWLDASTLDDAALAALDAGADVVTVPAWRARLTGTTDPLPSTPETVPTDVLVWLAEPAILDGDARETLAIDGVPDGTASGTLPARTRVSIRRTLDGLVPPLRTTRALADAWREVAGDPGAVIGVPAATPTPDDLLARRHEVLAEVQEHYYAAPPRIERGWREHLVDVDGRVYLDMVNNVASVGHAHPHVIAAGSRQMHLLNTNSRFHYRAITDFADRIAATLPDGFDTVFFVNSGSEATDLAIRLAMAATGRPDIVAMREAYHGWTYASDAVSTSIADNPNALSTRPAWVHTVDAANSYRGKYRGADAVNYAPEAVAVIDELAASGRPPAALIAETYYGNAGGVALPDGYLTEVYAAIRRHGGLAIADEVQVGYGRLGEWFWGFQQQGAVPDIVAVAKSIGGGHPLGAVITRREVADRYRTQGYFFSSTGGSPVSSAIGMAVLDVIEQEGLQENARVVGAHLKRRLQELAEKHHLIGTVHGSGLYLGVEFVRDRETLEPATAETAAICDRLLELGVIMQPTGDFQNVLKIKPPLVVTRASVDVFVDTLDRVLTTGH, encoded by the coding sequence GTGACCGAGACCGCTCCGACCCCCGTCTTCGACTACTTCAGCCAGGTCGACTTGCCGACCCCCACACTCTCCGACGACGAGGTGCGGCGCTTGTTCGCCGACACCTTCGGCGTCGATATCGACGTGCAGGCGCTCGGCAGTCAGCAGGATCAGAACTTCCGCGTCTTCCCCCGAGAATCGACCGAGCCGCTCGGGGTGCTGAAGCTCAGCAACCCCGTCTTCAGCGAGGCCGAGATCGAGATGCAGGACGCTGCGGCCTCCCGCGTCGCCGAGCGCAGCCCGCAGGTGCGCATCCCGCGCATCGTCGAGGGGCCGCGCGGCGCGATGTCGACGTGGTGGGAGTCGAGCCAGGGCCGCATCCACGCGCGCGTGATCGAGAACATCGCCGGACGCACGCTGATGGGCTCGGGCTACCTCTCCCCCGCGGCGGTGGAGAGCATGGGCGCGCTGTCGGCGGCGGTGAGCCTCTCGCTCGCCGACTTCGCCCACCCCGCGAGCGCCCGAGTGCTGCAGTGGGATCTGCGCCACGCCGAGCGCGTCATCGACACCCTGCTCCCCCTCGAACCGGATGCCGGGGTGCGGGCGATCGTGCAGCGCGCCGCCGACGCCGCCCGAGCGGTGCTGGCTCCGGTCCGCGATCGGCTCCCCGTCCAGGCCGGGCACTTCGACGTGACCGACGACAACGTGCTGCGCGCCCCCGGCGCCGCGGTCCCCGACGCGGTCATCGACTTCGGCGACGTGTGCGCGTCGTGGCGCGTCGGCGAGATCGCGGTGACCGTCTCGTCGGTGCTGCATCACGACGATGCGACCCCCGAGGCCGCCTTCCCCGCCATCCGCGCGTTCGATCGTGTGCGCGACCTGACCGACGACGAGCTCACCGTGCTCTGGCCCCTGGTCATCCTCCGCGGCGCGGTGCTCGTGCTCAGCGGCCGCGCGCAGGTGCGCCTCGACGACGCGAACGAGTACGCCAGCGTCGCGCTCGACCGCGAGTTCCGCATCCTCGAGCAGGCGGCATCCGTCCCGATCCCCGTGATCACGGCCGCGACCCGGGCGGCTCTCGGGCGTTCCCGCGCCGAAGAGCCCCAGTGGACCGGCGCTCCGGTGCTCTCGCTCGTCCGTCACGTCGAGCTCGACGCCGCGACGGAGTCGCCGCTGAACGACGAGGGCGCCTGGCTCGACGCCTCCACCCTCGACGACGCGGCCCTGGCCGCCCTCGACGCGGGCGCCGACGTCGTGACGGTGCCGGCATGGCGCGCGCGCCTGACCGGAACGACCGACCCGCTACCCTCGACGCCCGAGACCGTGCCGACCGACGTGCTCGTGTGGCTCGCCGAGCCGGCGATCCTCGACGGCGATGCGCGCGAGACCCTGGCGATCGACGGAGTTCCCGACGGCACGGCATCCGGAACCCTTCCCGCGCGCACGCGCGTGTCGATCCGCCGCACTCTCGACGGCCTCGTTCCGCCGCTGCGCACGACCCGCGCGCTGGCCGACGCGTGGCGCGAGGTGGCCGGCGACCCCGGCGCCGTGATCGGCGTTCCGGCCGCGACCCCGACCCCCGACGACCTCCTCGCTCGTCGCCACGAGGTGCTCGCCGAGGTGCAGGAGCACTACTACGCCGCCCCGCCGCGCATCGAGCGCGGATGGCGAGAGCACCTCGTCGACGTCGACGGCCGGGTCTACCTCGACATGGTGAACAACGTCGCCTCGGTCGGTCACGCCCACCCGCACGTCATCGCGGCGGGCTCGCGCCAGATGCACCTGCTGAACACGAACTCGCGCTTCCACTACCGCGCGATCACCGACTTCGCGGATCGGATCGCGGCGACCCTGCCCGACGGCTTCGACACCGTGTTCTTCGTCAACTCCGGCTCCGAGGCCACCGACCTCGCGATCCGTCTCGCGATGGCCGCGACCGGCCGGCCCGACATCGTCGCGATGCGCGAGGCCTACCACGGGTGGACCTACGCCAGCGATGCGGTGTCGACCTCGATCGCCGACAACCCGAACGCGCTGTCCACCCGCCCCGCGTGGGTGCACACCGTCGACGCCGCCAACTCCTACCGGGGGAAGTACCGGGGGGCGGATGCCGTGAACTACGCCCCCGAAGCCGTCGCGGTGATCGACGAGCTCGCGGCATCCGGTCGCCCTCCGGCGGCACTGATCGCCGAGACCTACTACGGCAATGCCGGCGGAGTCGCCCTGCCCGACGGCTATCTCACCGAGGTCTACGCCGCCATCCGCCGCCACGGCGGTCTCGCGATCGCCGACGAGGTGCAGGTCGGCTACGGCCGGCTCGGTGAATGGTTCTGGGGCTTCCAGCAGCAGGGAGCGGTGCCCGACATCGTCGCGGTCGCCAAGTCGATCGGCGGCGGGCACCCCCTCGGAGCGGTGATCACGCGGCGCGAGGTCGCCGACCGCTACCGCACGCAGGGGTACTTCTTCTCGTCCACCGGAGGCTCGCCCGTGTCGTCGGCGATCGGCATGGCCGTGCTCGACGTGATCGAGCAGGAGGGCCTACAGGAGAACGCGCGGGTCGTCGGGGCGCACCTGAAGCGGCGCCTCCAGGAGCTCGCCGAGAAGCACCACCTGATCGGCACGGTGCACGGCTCGGGCCTCTACCTCGGCGTCGAGTTCGTGCGCGACCGCGAGACCCTCGAACCCGCCACCGCCGAGACCGCGGCGATCTGCGACCGCCTGCTCGAGCTCGGCGTGATCATGCAGCCCACCGGCGATTTCCAGAACGTCCTCAAGATCAAACCCCCGCTGGTGGTCACGCGCGCCTCCGTCGACGTCTTCGTCGACACCCTCGACCGCGTGCTCACCACCGGTCACTGA